In Arthrobacter ramosus, one DNA window encodes the following:
- a CDS encoding substrate-binding domain-containing protein has translation MHHRSIHRAAGCLLLLGISLAACASPPAKQQNIRGALTAIGSPIQSDPIGAWSSAWKKTFTATSLSYSPDGSDVGLTALATGQAYYAALDAPLTAPQQEATKAECGPGGAFSVPTSVTSIGVVFNMPSIRSLKLTPDVLAGIFTGDIKRWDDKAIAAINPGTTLPDAPIVPVTASTASALTSASTGYLASSPSWSSGVTNKWPKVPGGQEVKNFSDIAKKVDGTAGAIAFMDSASIGSRFDTALLSFGGSFVRMSKDSVAAAVQDGTTTTVATGVEFHLPGKTDHGYALGNVNYQAFCTSYKNGEVASLVKSWADFVVGPDGQVASTYFAGVASPSEQSLQDASRLIKKIGSDQ, from the coding sequence GTGCATCATCGGTCGATTCACCGAGCGGCAGGATGCCTCCTGCTTCTCGGTATCAGCTTGGCCGCCTGTGCCAGTCCCCCAGCCAAACAGCAAAACATCCGCGGCGCGCTCACTGCGATTGGAAGTCCCATTCAGAGCGATCCGATCGGAGCCTGGTCCAGCGCTTGGAAAAAGACCTTCACGGCCACGTCATTGAGCTACTCCCCGGACGGCTCTGACGTCGGGCTGACAGCCTTGGCCACGGGCCAAGCCTATTATGCGGCCCTCGACGCCCCCTTGACGGCTCCACAACAAGAAGCGACCAAGGCCGAGTGCGGTCCCGGCGGGGCTTTCAGCGTCCCGACCTCGGTGACCTCTATCGGCGTCGTCTTTAACATGCCAAGCATCCGGAGCCTCAAGCTCACGCCAGACGTGCTCGCCGGGATCTTCACCGGAGATATCAAACGTTGGGATGACAAGGCGATCGCAGCGATCAATCCGGGAACCACGCTCCCGGACGCGCCAATCGTCCCCGTGACAGCGAGCACAGCTTCAGCACTGACCTCGGCCAGTACGGGCTACTTGGCGTCCTCCCCCAGTTGGTCCTCCGGGGTAACCAACAAATGGCCCAAGGTACCTGGCGGCCAAGAGGTAAAGAACTTCAGCGACATCGCCAAGAAAGTCGACGGCACCGCCGGCGCAATAGCTTTCATGGACTCAGCGTCCATCGGGTCCAGGTTTGACACAGCGTTGCTGTCGTTCGGCGGCAGCTTCGTCAGAATGTCCAAGGACTCAGTGGCAGCGGCCGTCCAGGATGGCACCACAACAACGGTGGCCACGGGAGTCGAGTTTCACCTTCCGGGCAAAACCGACCACGGCTACGCATTGGGGAACGTGAACTACCAGGCATTTTGTACGAGCTATAAGAACGGGGAGGTTGCGTCCCTCGTGAAATCCTGGGCAGACTTCGTGGTCGGTCCCGATGGGCAGGTCGCATCGACCTATTTCGCCGGGGTGGCCTCCCCGAGTGAACAGTCCCTGCAGGATGCTTCACGCCTGATTAAGAAGATCGGGAGCGACCAGTGA